Genomic window (Sphingomonas sp. S1-29):
GAAGCGCGCGAGCATCGCAAAGGGGCGCGCGGCGGCGGGCAACAGGCCGATCAGGCCGCGATGTTCGGTGTCGGGGACGATATGCGTGGTCACGCGGGGTCTATTGCCCGGTTTGGGGCGTGCAAGCCACTGCTGTCCTATCGCTTCGGCCTGAGCACTGCTTCTCCCCTCCCTGGAAGGGAGGGGTCGGGGGTGGGTGGAGGCCTGGCGATACGGCACCGTTACTCCCGGCTCGGCCGTATCGCGAACACTCGACCCACCCCCAGCCCCTCCCTTTCAGGGAGGGGAGCAGGCAACGCGGAACCCTTGCCCGCGCCCACCCGTTCGAACCGATCACCGATGCAAACCCCACCAAAGGAACCCCCATGCTCAAACGCTTGAGCGCCATCGCCGCGCTCCTGCTCGCCGCGTCCCCGGCAGCGGCACAGCGTGCGCCCGATTGGTCGGGGGTGTGGCGCAACGCCGCCAACAGCGTCCATATCCGCGCGCAACGATGCGGGCGCGCGATGTGCGGCACCGTCATTTGGGCGAATGAAAAGGCAAAAGCCGACGTCGCCCGCGCCGGCGGCGACGAGCTTGTTGGCACCCAGTTGTTCCGCGATTTCGAATATGACGAAGGCGTCTGGTATGGCGAAGTCTTCGTCCCCGATCTTAGCCGGGCGTTCGAAGGCACCATCGAGCTTGCCGACCGCAA
Coding sequences:
- a CDS encoding DUF2147 domain-containing protein, with translation MLKRLSAIAALLLAASPAAAQRAPDWSGVWRNAANSVHIRAQRCGRAMCGTVIWANEKAKADVARAGGDELVGTQLFRDFEYDEGVWYGEVFVPDLSRAFEGTIELADRNTLVGTGCLFGNFGCREQRWVRVK